One Carassius auratus strain Wakin chromosome 3, ASM336829v1, whole genome shotgun sequence genomic region harbors:
- the LOC113045162 gene encoding guanine nucleotide-binding protein G(I)/G(S)/G(O) subunit gamma-5-like has product MSSNSASLVSLQKSVKQLRKEAGFRRIKVSQAAEDLKKFCLDNAQKDPLLMGVPSSDNPFRPPKSCALL; this is encoded by the exons ATGTCGAGCAACAGCGCAAGTTTGGTGAGCCTGCAGAAGAGCGTCAAGCAGCTGAGAAAAGAAGCAGGATTCCGCAGAATTAAG GTTTCTCAAGCAGCGGAAGATCTGAAGAAGTTCTGCTTGGACAATGCCCAAAAAGACCCTCTCCTCATGGGGGTGCCATCAAGCGACAACCCCTTTCGACCACCCAAATCATGTGCGCTCTTATGA